Part of the Woronichinia naegeliana WA131 genome, ATAGACTCGTATAGGAAACAAAGATCTCCGAATTTTGATAAATGGCTTGGATTTTTTTAACAATACGCTTAATCTCCACTTCTAATAATCCAGTCAACATTTTCTCCGTTTTAATCAGTAAAAATAGATCATGAAAACATTGAGAGAGAACTAAATGTCCTTCAGGACTATGAATAGCTATACTGTCAAAAGTCGTCCATGCTAACTCGGTTTTAGCAATCCCGATAAAATTGATCATTTTTCCAGTTAATAAAAGAGCAATATTTTCCTCAATTCCGATCGCCTGGGTTAGCAGATTACCTTCCGCAGAAATAAGCACGGCTCCTTCAATCCCAATAAACTCATTAATCACCTCCTCAAAAATTCGTTCTACTGCGGATAAATCAGGGGCAGAAGAGCGATTATCCAGGGTTGATTCGGAAATAACCGTTAATGAACTAGTTATTTGAGACTCATTGAGCTCAGTTTCAGAAGTATAGGAGGAAATCGTTGTATTCTGATCCGTAATTGGTGAAATTTCTGCATAATCAACTACCGTAATCTCTTCTGTCTCAAAGGGTGTTGGGCGAGGGAGAAATTGTAGTTCAATTAATTGCTGCTTTTTCTGTTTATTAAAGAGTTGCTCTTGGAGATGTTTAGGAATAACCAGTCCTGGTCGTGAAGAATGGTACTGTTCGGCTGCTGGCAAAATGACTGGCTCTAAGGATTCGGACAACCTTTCCCTCTCTAGAAAGTAAATCGGGCCAGTTGCTAAACACCCCAAAATTTGCTGAAGTCGATCATCATCCAATTGGCCTGTGAGGTAATAGCCTAAAAAGTAGGGAATATGAGCACGACCCAAATCATCATGGCCATCATTGTATAACCAACCAAAAAGCGTCCGTTTATGAGAAAACTGCTGTAGAAAGACCGCTTGATAGTTGGGGGGAGGAGGATTATAGGCATCCCACATTTGATGGACAATTTCTTGAATAAACTTATCTTGTATCTCTAGGGGGATATGCTGACTTACGAGCAACTTAAAGCCACTTTTAGGTAAATTCGTATAGATTAGTTGACCTACGAGTAAGGGCATGATGACTTCAGCAAGAGTTAAGTTTATTTTAGGATAAATTATCAAAAACAGGCAAAATGAGAGAAGTTTAATTCGTGTCAGCTTTAACGGGATGCTGATCATGACAAACTAACTTCTCAACCGTTAAATTCAGAGTTCTGGGTATTTGACGGCCTAGATAGAGAGTGATCGCCGTCATATAAACAACTAAAGATAACCAAAGGAGATGGTTACTGTGAAGATACCAAGCAATTGCTAAAAGGGGTAGATAGCCAAGGAAAAAAGCCACCAATACCGCATTGCGTAAGGTTTTTCCTTCTTTAAGTCCCGTAAAATATCCCTCTAACATAAAAGCGATCGCTGTAATTTCTAACAAGGGCAATAACCAGAAACTGTAGTTTGTCACGTCATGATTAATTTCTTGATGATTGGTCAGTAAGCCAAAAACCAGATCAGGAAATAGAATAGAAACTAAGGCGATTAGGAGTGCGATCAATAAACTCGTGATCATAGAAACGATCAGTAACGGCACTAGCTTTTCCTTACTCCCTTGACTGTTAAAATTACTGGTTAAAGTTTGGGTCGTTAAGCCCACACCATTAATCGTAAATTGACTCAATAAGGCAATTTGAAGTAATAAACCGTTTTGTGCCAAGGTAACAGTTCCAAAAACAGAACTAATATTTGTAAAAATTGCATAGGTTGAAATTAATATCACAAAGCGCACTAAAATGTTCGTTTTTAAAAGTATCGTTTCCTTAAAAGCCGCCCGATCAAAAATTTCCGACAAGACTTCGGGGATAAATTGCCACTGAATACTGAAAATAACACCAATTAGCCCCACCAAGAGAGATAAATATTGACTTAAGGCGGTTGCAATTCCGGCTCCAGCACCGGCCCAACCCCATTGAAAAATCATGAGGTAATCTAGATAAACATTAGACAAATTGCCTACCAAAGAAATGACTAACACTAACCAATTCATCTCTCGTCCCAAAAACCAACCAATAATCACAAAATTGAGTAAAACGGCTGGTGCGCCCCAAATACGTCCATAGAAATAATCAGCCCCCGAAATCTCTATCTCGGTGGAGCCAGTCAAGAGCGCAAAGCCTAATTTTTGTAACGGATATTGCAGGATTAAAATCATTATCCCAATACCCAAGGCAACTAAGGCACTACGGAGACCTGCCAATAACACGCCTTTATGATCATCTAAACCTGCGGCAGCAGCCGTAATGGCATTGGTGCTAGAGCGCAGGAACTTCAGGACACGGTAGAGATAGTCAAAAAGAATAGAAGCCAGAATAACTCCGGCTAAATGTCGAATATCGGCCAAATGTCCCAAAAAAGCTGTATCCACCAAACCAGCTAGGGGAACCATCATGTTAGAAAGAACGCTGACCGCAGAAAGTCGGTAAAAACGAGGTAGGAATTGGTAAGATTGGGGTAAAGAGAAAGAAAGGGACATTAATCTAGATAAAATAAAGAGAGAAAAAGTTAATATATAGAGTTAGACACAAAAACTTAATTATGACCATAGTTTAGACACCGTGAAAGTGAAACCAGGTAAAATTGTTTCTCCTGTCATGATTTGAGGATGATCGAGCCATTGAGGATCTTGACTTGGACGATAGATAGCAACACAATGGTTTTGAGGATCAATCAACCATCCTAAGCGTAGGCCATTATCAATATATTCCTCCATTTTGAGCTTAAGAATAGCAATAGAATCACTTTCCGATCGCAGTTCTATTAGGAAATCGGGACAAAGCGGTGGGAATGTTTTTTGTTGTTCCCCGGTTAATTGTTGCCAACGAGGTAAGCTGATCCAAGCCACATCAGGAGAGCGATTCCCCCCTAAGGGTAACTTAAAACAAGTGGATGAGCTAAAGACTTTTCCGAGTTGAGTTTGACGATTCCAATAGACGAGATCACCAATTAAATCTGCCTCTCGACTGCCACTTTCTCCTCCCACAGGCGACACAATGACTAACTCTCCTTCGGCTGTTCGTTCAAATTTCAAGCCTTGATGCTCTTGACACAGTTGATAAAATTGCTGATCAGTAAATTCAATAAAGGGTTTGAGATTAAGAACAATAGCTGTCATCGCTATATCCTCATTTTTTAATGGCGGGTTGAATAGATTGCTGTAATTGTTGTAACAGTTGAGGATTTTGCTGTAATAATTGCAGTAATCCTTGACCTTGCTGGGCTACTTGCTGAATGAGTTGAGGATTTTGTTGGATTTGCTGGATCAGATCAGGATATTGCTGTAACGTTTGCTCAATTAACTGTTGAACTAATTCAGGATTTTGCTGTAATAGTTGTTGCGCCTGTTGCAATATTTCTGGATTCTCTTGAATCATGCGTTGAACTTCTTGTAAGTCCACTTGTTGAGCAATTAAATGGTGATTAGGAAGAGTAACTGCTTGGGCATCAACAGCCGTATCTATGTTTTTTTGTATTGTAGGGAATAGTAAATAGGCGATCGCTAACTGAGTAGTAATTGCTAACTTAAGGATAGATTTCATAATGGCGATGCTCCAAAGTAAATAGTTTTTCTTGATATAACAACTAGAGCAATTCTCACCCATTCGGTTTGTTAAGGTGGAGGTATCGACTTCTAGTTTAAACCCATCCGCCCGTTACCGTAAGAAAAAATGATTCCCTCGACTAGCCACTACTGGTTAACCAATGCCCATATTCCCGTCTGTTTAATGCCCGATTGCTGCTTTGAGCCAGAAACAGGGGAAGGCTTGGCTCTGGTGGATCTGGAAATTAGGGCTGGAATCATAACACAGATCATTAAAGCCACCGGTCAAACTCCCTGGCAATCCTACGCTGATCTGCATAAACGTCTGGTTTTTCCTAATTTTGTCGATATTCACACCCATCTCGATAAGGGTCATATCTGGGAGCGCAGTCCCAATCTCTCTGCCACCTTTGACGAGGCACTACAGGTGGTTAGTTCAGATGTCAAGAAATACTATCGGGCCGAAGATGTTTATCGACGCTTTGAATTTGGTCTGCAATGCGCCTATGCTCACGGTACAACCGCCCTGCGAACTCATATTGATTCCTGGGGAGAGCAAGGAAGAATCGGGTTTGAAGTCTTTGAAGCTCTTCAAAAGGTTTGGCAGGATAAACTGACTCTACAGGCAGCTTGCTTGGTCTCGATTGATCATTATCAAACCCAGGAAGGGATTGTTCTAGCGGATCGCATGGCTGAGATGGGAACCATTTTAGGTGGTGTTGCTTACCAAAATCCTGAACTAGATCAGCAATTAGTCCAACTCTTTCGTCTTGCCCAGGAAAGAAATTTAGATTTAGACCTGCATGTGGATGAAACCGGCGATCGCCATTCTCAGGTGTTACATCATGTAGCCGTTATGGCCTTAAAAACAGGATTTAGAGGCAAAATTCTTTGTGGTCATTGTTGCAGTTTAGGGGTTCAACCGTTAACTCAAGTTGCAGAAACTTTAAAGTTAGTTAAAGAAGCTGGCATTGCCATTGTTAGCTTACCCATGTGTAATCTTTATTTACAGGGTCGTTATCAACAGGATCTTCCCGCTTGGCGGGGCATTACTAGAGTGCATCAAATCCGCGATCGCCGTATTCCCTTAGCCTTTGCCAGTGATAATTGTCGTGATCCTTTCTATGGTTTTGGCGATCATGATGGTCTAGAGGTTTTGAGTCAAGCGGTGAAAATTGCTCATTTAGATACACCCTATGCTGATTGGTGTCGTAGCGTGACCCAAACCCCTGCTGATTTAATGGGTTTACCGCATCTGGGACGTATTCACCCTGGTGTAAATGCTGATTTGATTATTTTTAAGGCTAGATATTTCAGTGAACTTTTTTCTCGCCCCCAAAGCGATCGCATTGTTTTAAGAAAAGGGATAGTTAATGAAGCAAAACTACCTGATTATGCAGAACTAGATGATTTAGTTTAAAAAAAAATGATACAAAAATGCACTCATAAAAACGAGATAACATCAGATCGTGTCCATCAGTTTTTAACCCCGTCGTTCTGCCAATTTACGATAAACAGCCCGCAATTCGACTTGATGATGGGCTAGGGCCACCAAGGTATGGTAAAACAAATCCGCAACTTCCCCCGCAATACCATCGGGATCATTATCTTTGCAGGCCATAACCACTTCAGCACCTTCTTCGCCAATTTTTTTAAGAATTTTATTATCACCGCCCGCCAATAATTTACAAGTGTAGGACTGCTCGTTCGGATGATCACGGCGATCGCAGATAACCGCAAAAAGTTCTGAAAGCATATCCGCTGGAGGGGGCGATTTTTGATGATCAACCTGATGAAAACAGCTTCTTTCCCCCGTATGACAAGCAATGTCTCCCTCCTGTTCAATCGTCAGCAACAAAGCGTCACTATCGCAGTCGTAGCGAATACCCTTCAGCTTTTGTAGATGGCCCGATGTTGCCCCCTTATGCCAAAGCTCCTGACGCGATCGACTCCAATACCAAACGTCTCCCGTCTCTAGGGTTTTTTCTAAAGACTCCCGATTCATCCAAGCCAGCATCAAAACCGTTCCGTCCAAATAGTCCTGGGCGATCGCCGGAATCAGACCTTGCTCATTGAACCGAATTTCATCAAACGGAATAGCGTTCTGAAGTGACAAAAAAATCATGAAAAATGCGGATGTTTATCGTTTGAAGGATGTTACGGGAAAGCTAACCCTAGCAAAAATAAAGACAATGGCTTTGTAGATCAATCAAGATCACCACTGTCTTCATCTACAAAATAGGAAGTAATAACGATTCTTACCACTAATTGGCCCCCAATGGGGAAATTCTAACCGCTTAAAGATATTTTTCGAGGGTATTGGCCAACGTTGTCTTCGGTACTGCACCCACCACCATATCAACTCGTTGACCTCCTTTAAAAATCATGAGAGTCGGAATACTCCGAATGCCGTACTGAGTAGCCGTATTCGGGTTTTCATCTGTATTGAGCTTGACAACCTTGATTTGCTCATTATACTGCTCAGCGATTTCGTCCACAACCGGGGCCACCATCCGACAGGGGCCGCACCAGGGTGCCCAAAAGTCAACGAGCACAGGAATTTCGCTTTCTAATACATCCTTTTTAAAGGTTGCGTCTGTAACTGCAAGTGAGGCACTCATACCGAAAATCCTTAATCTTTGATCGCATTTTCTAGAATTCTACCATAACCAAAACCTTGTCCTTGTAACCAAAAACAAAGAGAATCTTAGGAATAGTTTATGTTTTGTTACAGTCCTAAAATTTATACAGAGAGATATTAAGGATTATCTCCCTTAGAATAACCATAAGAAGAAACCGCCCAAACGTCGTTCAGGCGGAGTGTGGTGTGAGGAGTGAACGGAAACTTGTGTCTCCGCCACCTCTATTGTAAGGGAAAAATCCCGTTAGGACGCTTTTTTCGTCAGAGAGTTCCACTTTTTTCGTGTTTTCCTCGTCTATGCTGATCAGTAACCCCGATAGACTTTGTGCTCTACTATGACCGCTCATCTCGATTTTCTGGCTCAATTGAATTCTTCGCAGCGTCGTGCTGTCCAACATTTCTGTGGCCCTCTGCTGGTAGTTGCGGGGGCTGGTTCTGGTAAAACAAGGGCCCTAACCTATCGCATCGCTTATTTGATTCGTCAACATCGTATTGATCCGGAAAATATTTTAGCAGTTACTTTCACTAATAAGGCTGCACGGGAAATGAAGGAGCGCATTGAAGCTGTCTTTGTACAGGAAATGGCCCAGCAACAGTACGGAAAACGGTTTGAGGCCTTGGGAGAATACGAACAAAAACAGTTGTCCTCTAAGGTTTATAAAAATATTACTAAAAAACTCTGGATTGGAACGTTTCATAGTTTATTTTCACGGATATTACGGTTTGATATTAACAAGTACCAAGATGAGCGGGGACGCACCTGGACAAGAGATTTTTCCATTTTTGATGAATCTGATGTTCAAACTCTGATCAAAAATATTGTCACTAAACAATTAGATCTGGATGAGAAAAAATTTGATCCCCGTTCTATTCGTTTCCAAATTAGTAATGCTAAGAATTTAGGCTTCTCTCCCGATCAGTATTTGCGGGAAAATCCGAGCTATAAGGGGCGAGTGACGGCGGAGGTTTATCAAGCCTATCAACTGCAATTGGCTGCTAATAATGCTTTAGATTTTGACGATCTTATCTTAGTGCCAACTCGTCTTTTTCAACAAAATGAGACTATTTTAGGTTACTGGCATCAACAGTTCCATCATATTTTAGTAGATGAATATCAAGACACTAATCGTATTCAGTATGACTTGATTCGGCTCTTGGCTACCAATGGTGAAACCCGTAAATCGGCATGGAATTGGCGCGATCGCTCTATTTTTGTGGTGGGGGATGCGGATCAATCTATTTATAGTTTCCGCATGGCAGATTTTACCATTTTGTTAAATTTCCAATCTGATTTTGGCGATGGGCTACCGGATCTCGATACTCAGACAATGGTGAAACTGGAAGAAAATTATCGTTCCCGCGAAAATATTTTACAGGCGGCTAATCATCTCATTGAAAAGAATAGTCAACGCATTGATAAGGTACTTAAACCCACTAGAGGAATAGGAGAAGATATCTATTGTTACAAAGCTGATGATGAACGACAAGAAGCCGATTTTGTGGTTAATACCATGCGAGATCTGGTTAAAAACAATCCTGAGTTAAATTGGGGGAGTTTTGCTATCCTTTACCGCACTAATGCCCAATCCAGAGTCTTTGAAGATAAACTGATTTATCATAATATTCCCTATAATATTGTTGGTGGTTTTAAATTCTATGATCGTCAGGAAATTAAAGACGCGATCGCCTATTTACGGGTTATTGCCAATCCGGCTGATACCGTTAGCATCCTACGAATTTTGAACACACCGCGACGGGGTATTGGGAAATCCACTATTGAAACCTTTGTGAATGCAACGAAAGAACTGGATATCCCCCTTTGGGAGATTTTGAAAGATGAAACCTCAGTGAATGCAATGGCAGGACGGGCGGCCAAAGCCACCAATCGTTTTGCCCAGATGATTAAAACCTTTCAGGAGCAGAAAGAAACCCATACAGCCGCCGAAATTTTAGATGCAGTCATGCAGGCTTCTGGTTATGTGGAGGATTTAAAACAAAAAGGAACGGAAGAAGCGGATAACCGTTTAGCCAATATTGCTGAACTCTATAATGCAGTGTTGCAATTCCAAGCCGAAAATGAAGAAACCAAGTTAACCGATTTTTTAGCCAATGCCTCTCTTGCTTCTGACCTAGATGATCTACAAGAAGCGGAAGAAAAAGTCGCTTTGTTAACCTTTCATTCAGCTAAAGGTTTGGAATTTCCTGTTGTTTTCTTGGTGGGTATGGAACAGGGAACTTGTCCCCATAGCCGTTCTCTCAATAATCCCCTCGATCTAGAGGAGGAACGCCGTCTTTGTTATGTGGGTGTTACCAGAGCAAAAGAGCAATTATTTTTAACCTATGCCAGAGAACGTTATGTTTGGGGTTCTCTAGAAACGAAAATTCCTTCCCAATTTCTTCAGGAACTACCACCTGATCTGATTCGGAGCAATGTAAAGTCTTCTCGTCGTCAAACGCCTGCGCCTAAACCTCCTAGCCGTTCTGATTCAGCGACGGCCAGCACAACTACCACACCTCAGTTACCCTGGGCGGTCGGCGATCGCATTATACATGACCATTTTGGCGAAGGAACTATTACTCATATTTTAGGAAGTGGCAGAAAGACCAATTTAGCGATCAAATTTCAAGGGATTGGTCAGAAGATTATCGATCCAAAATTTACACCGATTAAAATCAAATCATTGAAAAATCAAAATCATTAAGGGATAACGTTGATCGAATTCTTTGCTAGGGGTGCGACCTTTTCTTTATAAAGGGCGGTGTAATCAGGGTTCTACAGGGAACCCATATTGATCAAGTTTTGCCCAAAATTGACTCCATCGTTCCTTGGTCAATACCAAAGCTCGTAGGCTCAAAATAATTCCTGCTCCTTTTTCCTTCCATCGCATTCCTGAACAACATAATCGTTGTTTGACCAACGTCTTACAAGCTGCTTCCGTAACACCTGAACCAATCGGATACTTTTTCTCTATGTATTCAGCATAATCCATTTGATGCTGATGATTCTCGTAATAAGTAATCGCCGCTTGTAGTTTCTCGGTAAGATTCTTAGAATGACTTTTTTCTTCTTTGACTTCTTTCATCAGATTTAGCAGTTCTCCTGCTTTTCCTTTTTCATGCTTGAGTTCTCGACAATTTTCAGTCAACCATTCTTTTTGTTTTGACACGGTATTCGGATGCAACGCTTCTGCCAAGGCACCTAAGTAACCAGAGGCATGATAGAAATCTAATATCTGTTCTTCCGTTTGCTTTTCTAAAAACTTCCAATTTGATTCTGCCCCGTCTGCTATACCGACCAATGTTGCCTCTGGATAACGGTTTTTCGCTCGCTCAATTTCTCTTTCTAATCTTTCTAGAAAACTCTTTTTTCCATACTCTGGTGCCGCACCTAGATAGATTGTATGTTGACGTTCTCCCTCACTATCGTATAGGGAAACGGTTCCCACCATTGCTTCACGGTAGCCATCCTCACACATCAGCATACAGGTTCCATCTAATCCTATTCCCACTGTTGCAATTTGGCTATCCTCCTTGGGCGGGGCATAACTCCACGCTTCTTCTTTTGCCTGTACCACACTTCCTACTGCTTCACTCAATCTTTGGATATAGGATAGCGCTACTTTTCTACCATGATTTTCTAATAAATCATTTTTCACCTCTTTGCCTGCCATCCCTGACATTTTTGAGGCAGCAATTCCAAATTCAGAATGTAGCTAAAGATAC contains:
- a CDS encoding MATE family efflux transporter, with the protein product MSLSFSLPQSYQFLPRFYRLSAVSVLSNMMVPLAGLVDTAFLGHLADIRHLAGVILASILFDYLYRVLKFLRSSTNAITAAAAGLDDHKGVLLAGLRSALVALGIGIMILILQYPLQKLGFALLTGSTEIEISGADYFYGRIWGAPAVLLNFVIIGWFLGREMNWLVLVISLVGNLSNVYLDYLMIFQWGWAGAGAGIATALSQYLSLLVGLIGVIFSIQWQFIPEVLSEIFDRAAFKETILLKTNILVRFVILISTYAIFTNISSVFGTVTLAQNGLLLQIALLSQFTINGVGLTTQTLTSNFNSQGSKEKLVPLLIVSMITSLLIALLIALVSILFPDLVFGLLTNHQEINHDVTNYSFWLLPLLEITAIAFMLEGYFTGLKEGKTLRNAVLVAFFLGYLPLLAIAWYLHSNHLLWLSLVVYMTAITLYLGRQIPRTLNLTVEKLVCHDQHPVKADTN
- a CDS encoding Uma2 family endonuclease; translation: MTAIVLNLKPFIEFTDQQFYQLCQEHQGLKFERTAEGELVIVSPVGGESGSREADLIGDLVYWNRQTQLGKVFSSSTCFKLPLGGNRSPDVAWISLPRWQQLTGEQQKTFPPLCPDFLIELRSESDSIAILKLKMEEYIDNGLRLGWLIDPQNHCVAIYRPSQDPQWLDHPQIMTGETILPGFTFTVSKLWS
- a CDS encoding cytosine deaminase translates to MIPSTSHYWLTNAHIPVCLMPDCCFEPETGEGLALVDLEIRAGIITQIIKATGQTPWQSYADLHKRLVFPNFVDIHTHLDKGHIWERSPNLSATFDEALQVVSSDVKKYYRAEDVYRRFEFGLQCAYAHGTTALRTHIDSWGEQGRIGFEVFEALQKVWQDKLTLQAACLVSIDHYQTQEGIVLADRMAEMGTILGGVAYQNPELDQQLVQLFRLAQERNLDLDLHVDETGDRHSQVLHHVAVMALKTGFRGKILCGHCCSLGVQPLTQVAETLKLVKEAGIAIVSLPMCNLYLQGRYQQDLPAWRGITRVHQIRDRRIPLAFASDNCRDPFYGFGDHDGLEVLSQAVKIAHLDTPYADWCRSVTQTPADLMGLPHLGRIHPGVNADLIIFKARYFSELFSRPQSDRIVLRKGIVNEAKLPDYAELDDLV
- the hisIE gene encoding bifunctional phosphoribosyl-AMP cyclohydrolase/phosphoribosyl-ATP diphosphatase HisIE translates to MIFLSLQNAIPFDEIRFNEQGLIPAIAQDYLDGTVLMLAWMNRESLEKTLETGDVWYWSRSRQELWHKGATSGHLQKLKGIRYDCDSDALLLTIEQEGDIACHTGERSCFHQVDHQKSPPPADMLSELFAVICDRRDHPNEQSYTCKLLAGGDNKILKKIGEEGAEVVMACKDNDPDGIAGEVADLFYHTLVALAHHQVELRAVYRKLAERRG
- the trxA gene encoding thioredoxin is translated as MSASLAVTDATFKKDVLESEIPVLVDFWAPWCGPCRMVAPVVDEIAEQYNEQIKVVKLNTDENPNTATQYGIRSIPTLMIFKGGQRVDMVVGAVPKTTLANTLEKYL
- the pcrA gene encoding DNA helicase PcrA, translated to MTAHLDFLAQLNSSQRRAVQHFCGPLLVVAGAGSGKTRALTYRIAYLIRQHRIDPENILAVTFTNKAAREMKERIEAVFVQEMAQQQYGKRFEALGEYEQKQLSSKVYKNITKKLWIGTFHSLFSRILRFDINKYQDERGRTWTRDFSIFDESDVQTLIKNIVTKQLDLDEKKFDPRSIRFQISNAKNLGFSPDQYLRENPSYKGRVTAEVYQAYQLQLAANNALDFDDLILVPTRLFQQNETILGYWHQQFHHILVDEYQDTNRIQYDLIRLLATNGETRKSAWNWRDRSIFVVGDADQSIYSFRMADFTILLNFQSDFGDGLPDLDTQTMVKLEENYRSRENILQAANHLIEKNSQRIDKVLKPTRGIGEDIYCYKADDERQEADFVVNTMRDLVKNNPELNWGSFAILYRTNAQSRVFEDKLIYHNIPYNIVGGFKFYDRQEIKDAIAYLRVIANPADTVSILRILNTPRRGIGKSTIETFVNATKELDIPLWEILKDETSVNAMAGRAAKATNRFAQMIKTFQEQKETHTAAEILDAVMQASGYVEDLKQKGTEEADNRLANIAELYNAVLQFQAENEETKLTDFLANASLASDLDDLQEAEEKVALLTFHSAKGLEFPVVFLVGMEQGTCPHSRSLNNPLDLEEERRLCYVGVTRAKEQLFLTYARERYVWGSLETKIPSQFLQELPPDLIRSNVKSSRRQTPAPKPPSRSDSATASTTTTPQLPWAVGDRIIHDHFGEGTITHILGSGRKTNLAIKFQGIGQKIIDPKFTPIKIKSLKNQNH
- a CDS encoding ISKra4 family transposase, coding for MSGMAGKEVKNDLLENHGRKVALSYIQRLSEAVGSVVQAKEEAWSYAPPKEDSQIATVGIGLDGTCMLMCEDGYREAMVGTVSLYDSEGERQHTIYLGAAPEYGKKSFLERLEREIERAKNRYPEATLVGIADGAESNWKFLEKQTEEQILDFYHASGYLGALAEALHPNTVSKQKEWLTENCRELKHEKGKAGELLNLMKEVKEEKSHSKNLTEKLQAAITYYENHQHQMDYAEYIEKKYPIGSGVTEAACKTLVKQRLCCSGMRWKEKGAGIILSLRALVLTKERWSQFWAKLDQYGFPVEP